From the genome of Nocardia mangyaensis:
TGCGCGGGTTGGGATCTTGGTGACCTGCTCACGCACATGAGTACCCAGAACCGTGGTTTCGCCGCCGCCGCGCGCGGCGAGGACGACCCTGCGGTCTGGGAAGCGCGCCGCACCATCGACCCGGTCGGCGATTATCTGCGTTCGGCAGCGGAGGTCATCGCCGCCTTCGCCGCACCCGAGGCCCTCACCCGAACCCTGTCCCTCCCCGAGATCCCACCCGGTCGTTTCCCCGCCCCGCTCGCGGTGTCGTTCCACCTCATCGACAGCGTCGTCCATGCCTGGGACGTCGCCCGCTCCCTCGGCCGTTCCATCTACCTCGACCCCGACCTGGCCCCCACCGCCCTGAGCATCGCCGAAGCGGTCCCCACCGGCGCACCCCGCCGCGGGCCCGACGCCGCCTTCGCCCCCGTCATCGACACCCCCGCCGGATCCGAGACCCTGGATCGCATCCTGCGACTCCTCGGCCGCTCACCCGCCTGGACCCCCGAGTTCGCCGCACTCGATCCGGACCGTTGATCACCAGGCGTCCGCTCTGCCGATACTCACCGGAGATCCTGGGCGATCTCCACACCTGTGGAGGGCTGTGGATGGTTCAGCTGGTCCAGAAGTCACCGAGCTGTTGTGTGGCGGTGTGGAGAAGTTCCGCGCACTCGCCGGCGTCGTCGGTGAGTGGTGCCCAGAAGGCCGGGTCCGGGGTCGCCTCGAGATCGAGCACGGGTGGGGTGAGCCAGTCGGCGTCGAGGCGCAGTTTCCAGGAGTGCAGGTGGGTGCGGGGGTGGGTGGCGGTGCGGTCGAAGAGCGGGTCGCCGAGGATCGGGTGGCCGATCCAGGCGAGTTGCACCCGGATCTGGTGGCGGCGCCCGGTGACCGGCTCCAGGGCGAGCAAGGCGTGGTCGTCGCGACGGGTGACGGTGCTGAACCTGGTCAGCGAGGGGTAGTTCTTCGTGGGGAGCAGGTCGGCGTCCTCGACGAACCAGCGCGCGTCCTCGCGCCGGATCGCCTCGCGCGGTGCGGCGATCCGCACCCGGTTCTTGCGCCCGACACTCAACGGCAGATCCAGCTCACCCCGATCGGGCAGATCCGCCCCCGACACGATCGCCAGATACGCCTTGCGCACGGTCTGCTTGGTGAACTGCCTGGTCAACTGCCCGTGTGCGGCCAGGTCGGTGGCCAGCAGCACCAGCCCGGAGGTGACCTTGTCGATCCGGTGCACCGGATACGCCTGCGTCCCCGCCGCCTGCGCCACCTCGACCAGATCCGTATCGTGCCGCTCCCCGGTGACCGAGATTCCGGCAGGCTTGTTCAACGCCACCACCGCGTCATCGGCGAACACGGTGTATTGCTCGCGCACGCTCTGCCAGTCCAAGTCCACCCGGACACCCTAGAGAACGGTTGTCCCGGCCGGGGCGGCACCTCGGCGCCGAGGCAGACATCCAACTGGTCGGTGCGGTAGACGGCCGTCGTGATCCTGCCGTATCATGTAACTCTCTGAAATGGCTGTCAGCAGGGCGTTTCCCGTCGCTGCCAGTCCTTCTCGGCAAGGACGGGCGTGACGCACATGGGCATCGTTTCCACTCGCTTTCCGGTGACGCGGGGATATCGTGTACCCGTGTTCTCTTCCCTCGCGGCCCGCCCGATCCGATCGCGGATCCTGGTTGCCACCCTGTCGGTTCCCTTGTCGCTGGCCCTGTTCGGGTGCAGCGCCTCGTTCTCGATCGGCGGGCCCGACTACGAGGCGCTCGAGAAGGAGATCGCCGCCGAACTCGACAAGTCCTACGAGTCGATCTCGCGCACGGTCGACTCGGTCGAGTGCCCGCGTCCCGACGAGAAGCCGAAGGCCGGGGAGACGTTCCTGTGTGACGCCACGGTCGACGGCAAGGTCGTGCGCGTCGAGGTGACGGTGGAAGACGACGAGGACAAGGTGCGGTTCGAGACCATCGACGTGGCCTTCGACCTCGCCGACACCGGAAGCAGGCTCACCGCCGACGTGTCCGACAAGGTCGGCTTCCCGGTGACGGTCGACTGCGGCGAAGGCCTCGAAGTCGTTCCGGTAGGCGGCACTTTCACCTGCACGGCCTTCGATGACAACGGCGATTCGGCGCTCGTCGAGATGACCGCGGGCCCCGAGGGCTCGAGCAACTGGAAACTGGTCGAATAGCGGGTTCAGGCCCGCCGGAGGCGGTGGGGGCGAAGGCGGTTGAAGCCGCGGACTCGGACACTGCGCAGGTGGCGGATGGCGAATTCGGGGTGTTCGTCCAGTGCCTCCGCGGCGCCGTCGTCGATGAGGACGTTGCCGGGGCGGGCGACGCCGGTGAGACGGGCGGCGATGTTGACGACCGAGCCGTAGAGGTCACCGAGGCGTTGCAGGACCTCGCCGTAGGCGAAGGCCACACGGAGCTCCGGGGTGCCCCCGACCAGCATGGTCGACTCCTGGATGGACAGCGAGATGCGGGCCGCGTCGGCCGCGGTCTCGGCGGCGAACATCACCTCATCGCCCACGTTCTTGATCACCCAGCCGCCGTTGTCGGTGATGGCTGAGGTGGTGGTGGACTCGAAAGCCTCCAGCAGCGTGGACAATTCGTCGGGATGCAGGTGCCGGGTGAGCCGGGTGAAGCCGACCATGTCGGCGAATCCGACCGCCAGTGTCCGCGTCGACCCGTCCCCGGGCACGTCGGTGGACCGGGCTGCCGCGGCCGCCAGATGCCTGCGCCACACATACGACTGCAGCTGTTCGATACTGGCCATGGTCGATTCGGTGGCCACCCTGACCCGCTCATCGAGCGGAATCGCCGGATCACCCGCCGCCGCCCGCGCCTTGATCTCGGCCAGCACCAGATCGGCCTGCCATTCGGCCAGTCGTGCCATGCCCTGGCCGATGGTCCGCGCGGCCGCCGCCTGCTGCCGGATATCGGCGGCGGCAACGACTTTCATGTTGCGGAAGTTGGTGACCGAGGTGATGTCGAGCTGGGTGTAGTCGACCTCCTCGTCGGAGTTGGCCGGAAACCCCAGCGCCGTCCACAGCCGCCGCGATTCCGCCTCCGGCACACCCGACTGTTCGGCGACCTGCGTCCTGGTAAAGCGACGCGGCCCACCGAGGAGGGCCTCCTCGACGCTGCGCTGCACCAACTCGGTCATTTCGGCGTCCGACATACCGAGACTCTACGACGCGCGACCCCGAGCTCGGTCGATCTCGCCTGGCATCGGGAACCTTCACAAACGCCGCGACCCCGACCACACCCACGCCGGGTCGGTGCCGCTGACCTGGACGGTTTCCTGGACGTGCGCAACGCCGGTCGCATGTGCGTCCTTGGCGGTGCTCTCGGTCCGCGCTGGCACTCGGGAAGTCCCGAGGACAGGCCGAACTCGCCACTGATCGGAGCGACATGAGCACAACGAAACCGCGGATATCACCCGCAACGTGTGACGCGCGGTGGTGTGCTCCGGGCTTAACGTCGCCCCATGGGCTCAGTCATCGGTGATCTGCTTCCCCTGGCGGTGGGTGTGGCGATCTCGCCGATCCCGATCGTCGCCGCCATTCTCATGATCCTGTCCAAGAACGCGGGCGGTGCGGCGAAGGGTTTCGCCGCGGGCTGGGTGGGCGGCATCCTGGTCGTCACCGTGGTGGTGACCCTGCTGTCCGGGTTGCTCGGCTCGACCGAGAGCGAACCGTCGGTCGTGGTGTCCTGGATCAAGATCGTCCTCGGCGCGCTGCTCGTGCTGCTCGCGTTCGAGCAATGGCAGTCCCGGTCGGACACCTCGGTGCCCGGCTGGATGCAGGCGATCGACACTCTCACCGTCGTCAAGGCGGCCGGGCTCGGCGCGCTGCTCTCGGCGGTGAATCCGAAGAACCTGCTGCTGTGCGTGTCGGCGGGCCTCGCCATCGGCGCGGGCGGACTCACCGCGGGCGGTGACATCGTCGCGATCGTGGTGTTCACCCTGCTGGCCTCGACCACCGTGCTCGCGGTCGTCATCGGCTACGCGGTGGCCGCCGACCGACTCGGCCCGACCCTCGACAGCGCCCGGCAGTGGCTGCAGGCCAACAACCACGCGGTGATGGCGATCGTGCTGCTGGTGATGGGCGCAGTGGTGATCGGCAAGGGCGTCGGCGGGATCTGAGGGGGACGGTCGTGAAGTCATTGCCGGTGTTCGAATCGCTGCGCGGGTACCAGCGCTCCTGGATCCGGCCCGACGTGATCGCGGGTCTGACCGTGTGGGCGGTGCTGGTCCCGGAGGCGCTGGCCTACGCCTCGATCGCCGGGGTGCCACCGGTGGTCGGCCTCTACGCGGCAGTGCCCGCACTGGTCCTGTATGCCCTGGCAGGCAGTTCGCGGCACCTGGTCGTCGGCCCGATGTCGGCGACCGCCGCGCTCTCGGCCGCGATCATCGCACCGCTGGCCGGCGCCGACGGCGGCCACTACATCGCGCTGTCGGCCGCGCTGGCCATCGCCACCGGCTTCATCGGCCTGCTGGCCGGGCTGGCCCGGCTCGGCTTCATCGCCTCGTTCATCTCCGAGCCGGTGCTCAAGGGCTTCATCGTCGGCCTGGCCCTGACGATCATCATCGGCCAGGTCCCCAAGCTGTTCGGCGTGCCCAAGCACGAGGGCAACTTCTTCGAACAGGCCTGGGGAGTGCTGCGCGAGCTCGGTGACACGCACTGGCGCACCCTGCTGATCGGCGTGTTCAGCCTCGCCGTGGTGCTCGGGCTGAAACGCTGGCTTCCGCTCGTCCCCGGCTCGCTGTTGGCGGTGTCGCTCGGGATCGTCGCGGTGGCGCTGTTCGACCTCGACGACAAGGGCGTGGCGATCGTCGGCCACATCGACGCCGGCCTGCCCGCGCTGGGAATACCCGACGGGCTCGCGCTGCGCGACTACCTCGACCTGCTCGGTCCCGCCGTCGGTGTGCTGTTCATCGGTTTCGCCGAGGGCCTCGGCGCGGCGAAGACCTACGCCGCCAGGGCCGGGTACTCGATCGACGCCAACCGGGAACTGCTCGGTCTCGGCGCGGCCAACCTCGGGTCGGGCCTGAGCTCGGGGATGGTGGTCAACGGCAGCCTGTCCAAGACCGCCGTCAATGGTGCGGCAGGCGCGAAAACCCAGGTCAGTGGCCTCGTTGTCGCGGTGTTGACCATCCTCACGCTGCTGTTGCTGACCGGCCTGTTCGAGAAACTGCCCGAGGCCACCCTGGCCGCGGTGGTGATCGCCGCGGTCATCGAACTCGTCGACATCGACGCGCTGCGCCGCCTCTACCGGGTGTGGACGCGCCTGCTGGCCAGCATCTACGGCCATGCCGCGCGTGCCGACTTCCTCGCCGCGATGGCCGCCATGTTCGGTGTGCTGCTGTTCGACACCCTGCCCGGCCTGCTGATCGGCGTGGGCGTCTCGATCCTGCTGCTGGTCTACCGCGGCTCCCAGCCGCACATCGCCGAGGTCGCGAAATCCGGCGGCGTCTGGCTGGACACCGCCCGGCACCCCGACCTGCGCACGCGCCCCGACCTCGTGGTGGTCCGGGTGGAGGCCGGCATGTTCTTCGTCAATGCCGACTACGTGAAGGAACGGATCCAGCACCTGTGCACCGATGACACCCGCCTGGTCGTCCTCGATGCCGAGACCTCGCCCGGCCTCGACGTCACCGCCGCGGCGATGCTGCTCGACCTGCGCAACGCACTGGCACACCGGCGCATCGACTTCCGTATCGCCCGTCCGGTAGCCCAGTTCGACGACGCGCTCGACTCGGCCGAAGGCGCCGACGCCCCCATCGGGGTCTACCCGACCGTCGCCGCGGCCGCCGCCGACCTCCCCGAAACCCCGCCGACCCGCTGACCAACATCTCGATGCGGGTACGAGATTGGTAGCAGCGGTAACGTTCTGCCCGGCGCGGCCGACGATCACTTCGACAAAGGAGGAGTTCCATGAAGAAGACGATCATCTCGGCCGCACGGGTTGCGGCCGCTGGCGTTTCGGGTCTGGCCTTCGTCGCGATCGTGGGTTCGGGTGCCGCCCAGGCCGCGCCGCAGGACTGCGTTGTCGAGCGGGATCTCTTCGGCGCGTCGGCCGTTTGCCAGCCCGACGGCGGAAGCAACTACGTGCTGCGGGTCGAATGCTTCGGCCTGTACGCCAGCGGTCCGTTCCCGCTCTACGGGATCGGTCCCTACCACTCGCTCAGCTACCCCTTCACGCCGAGCGGGGAGCGCGTCGGGGCGGCCTGCACGGGTATGGGTCCCGGCGTCGTCGCGGTGACCACCAATGCCTACGTCGAGGTCTACCAGGGCTAGTGATTCCGCTGAGCGGGAGATCGTCGCGTTCGGGTTCGCCCGTCCCGTCGGCTCGATAGGGTCGGCGGGACGAGCGAGCTGGAGGAAGACGTGGGAGTGAAGCAGCGGGCCGCGGTCCAGATGAGCCCGACCGAGATCGCGGAGTTCCTCGATCGCAGCCGGGTACTCACGCTGGCCACCCTCGACGCACAGGGCAAGCCGCACCTGACCGCGATGTGGTTCGGCCACGTCGACGGGGTGATCTATTTCGAGACCAAGGCGAAGTCGCAGAAGGCCGTCAACCTGCGCCGCGATCCCACCCTGACCTGCATGGCAGAAGCGGGCGATACCTACGACCAGCTGCGCGGAGTCTCGATCGAGGGCACCGCGCACCTGATCGAGGACGCCGCCGACGACGAGTACTGGACTGCGGCGATCTCGGTCTTCGAGCGCTACGTCGCGCCCTACACGCCCGAGTCGAGGCCGCTGGTCGAGGCCATGATGAACAATCGCATCGTCGTCCGGGTCGAGCCGAGCAGGACCCGCTCCTGGGACCACCGCAAACTCGGCCTGCCCGCCATCCCGCTGGGCGGCAGCACCGCGGACGTCCAGCCCTGACGGTGCCCGGCTCGCGGCGCGGAGCCGAGTAGGGCGGGGCGATCATTCGGGTCTCCGGGGCGGCTCGGATCAGCTCGCCGAGGCGTCGATGGCATCCAGCTCAGGGCGTGGCCGGTGTGTCCTGCCGGATCAGATCGGTCAGCGCCGCCGCGGCCTCGAGCAGGGCGAGCGATCGGGCGGTGATCGCGATATCTCTGGCGGACAGCGCCGTGTGCAGATCCGCGGCTCGATCGGCTCGTCGCAACTGCGGCAGTACTGCGCGCAGCTGCGGGATCCGGTAGCCGGCTCGTCGCAGCTGGTGGACGATCCTGGCGTCGCGTACCTGTTCGGGGGAGTAGTGGCGCGCACCTGTCGGCGTGCGGTTCGGTGTCACCAAATCTGTCGCGTCCCAATGCCGGAGCGTCGAAGTGGGGAGGCCGAGCGCGGCGGCGAGTTCGGCGATGCTCATCGCGTCGGACTCGCGGACATCGAGGATCGGCTCGGTGGAGATGGCCGCGGCGGCCGCGATGGCCAGCTCGAGGTCGACGCGTTCGGTGTGCAGCCCGGCGTGCACCGCGTCCAGCAGGGCGAGCGCTCGCCCATGCTCCCCGGCGTGGACCGCGCGCAGAATCCGCTTGGCCTCGACCGGACCCGCACCCGTCGCGAGCGCCCGATAGGCCAGCGCGGACCGCAGATGGATCTGCCGGTAGACCCGATGACCGCCGTCGGTACGGTCCGCTCGCGGCAGCACGCCGTCGCGCTCGAGGTCGCGGATCTGCTGCGCGGAGTACCCGGACGCCCGCGCCACCGCGACGGTGCGCCCGACCTGCGACTGTAGTTTCTCCACGCGAAAACCCTAGTCACCGATGGCAAAGTCCACACAAGCACTTCAATGTGACGCTGGAACCATGACGACAGCGGAGATCATCGAATACGTGTCCGGCCTCGGCGGCGTCCTGACGCTGCGCCCGGTCGAGGGCAGCGAATGGCCGGAGGTCAGCTGGGGCGACACCTTCTTCTACTACGCCCCCGACGGCGTCGTCCCGACCACGGGCCAACCCTTCGCCACCATCGTGACCAAGGATTATCCCGACGACCGAACCTCGCGCCTGGACCGCCCTGACACGTTCCGGGTCAACATCGCCGCGGGCAAAGCCGCGTTCACGGAGTGGACCGGCCGCGGCCCCGCCGATGTCGACGCGAGCGTCATCGACACGGTCATCGCCCACCCGGTCTACGGGACCGCGGGCTGGCTGGCCGTCGTGAATCCCGGCGAGCGCACCGATGCCACGGTCCGCGAACTGCTGCGCACCGCCTACGACCGGGCCCGCACCCGCCTCGAGCGGCGCAACCGGTAGCCCGAGCGCGAGGCCGCGCTGACCGACCCCGGCTCGAGATCGCCAGGCCCCGGCGCAGGTCGCCTTTCGGCCGATGCATGCGCCGGAGCCTCGCGATCAACTGTCCACCTCAGGTACTGGGGAGGGTGCAGGTGGCGTCGGCGGGTGGGGTGTGGAGGTCGATGAGGTAGGTGGCGGCGATGTCGTCCACGCAGGGGCTGGTTCCGGCCATCACGATGGTGTGTTGCTCGCCTTCGACGGTCAGCATGGTGCCGCCGAGTGCCTCGGCCAGGGTGCTGCCGCCCTCGTAGGGAGTGCTCGGGTCGCCGGTGATGGAGACGATCAAGGTGGGCGGTAGGTCCTCGATGTGCTGGGCGTAGGGGATGGTCAGGGTCGGGGGCGTGGGCCACGCTTCGCAGGTGTCGCGGGCGCCGAGGCTCAGGTCGGTGCCGGGATCGAGGAAGGGCGCCGCCTCGACGACCGCGTTGCGCAGTTCAGCCGTCTGCTCGGGGGTGAACCGCTGCTCGTCCATGCAGTTGATGGCGAAGACCGCCTCGCCGAAGTTGGACCACCGGCCGTCGGGTGCGCGGCCCGCGAAGAGATTGCCGATCGCGACGAGGGTGTCGCCGCGTCCCGCCTGCACCTCGGCGATGCCGGCGATGATCGCGGGCCAGGCCTGTGCGGAGTACAGCCCCGAGATGATTCCGGCGGTGGCCGCGTCGAAGGTCAGCTCGAAGCCGTCCTTCGCGGGAACCGGCTGGTTCAGCAAGGGCCGCAAGGTCTCCTGCAGCACCTGCGTCGCGCGGGCGGGGTCGGGCCCGAGCGGGCAGTCGGGTTGCTCGGCGCAGTAGGCGGCGAGTTGCTCGAACGACCGCTGGAAGCCGCCGTAGGCGTAGACCCTGCGCTCGAAGGTCCCCTGCTCCGGGTCGATCGCGCCGTCGAGCACCATGGCGCGCACCCGGTCCGGGAAGGTCTCGGCGTAGACGGCGCCGAGCCGGGTGCCGTAACTCTGGCCGAGGTAGCTGAGCTGCTCGTCGCCCATGACCGCGCGCACGAGGTCCATGTCCCGGGCCGCGTCGCGGGTGCCCAGGTGTTCGAGCACGCGCGCACCGCCGGTTCGCTCGGCGCACCCCTCGAAGAGTTCGGTCGTGTCCGCCTCGGTGACCGACCCCGCGGTGCCGACGGTCGAGGTCGGCACCGTCCCGGTATCCAGCTCGGCATCGGTGAAGCAATCGACGGCGGGAATTGACGCGCCGACCCCACGCGGGTCGAAACCGACCAGGTCGAAGCGCTCGGTGATCCTGCTCTCCGCCAGCCCGGTGGCAGCCGTCGCCGCGCCCATCAGCCCCGAGCCGCCGGGACCGCCCGTGTTGAGGACGAGCGAGCCGATCGGGTTCTCCCCGCGCGCGGGCACCCGAAGCAGCGCGATCCGCACGGTCTGGTCGTCGGGCGCGTCATAGTCCAGCGGCACGTCGATCCGAGCACACTCGAAGGTGTCGTCGCTGGTCAGCACCTCGGTCTCGGACGAGGTCATGGCGTAGCCGGCGCACGGCCCGAAGTCGGGAGTCTGCTCGTAGAACCGCGCGAGCTCGGCTGTCGGCGCCGCGGTCGCCGGCTCGTCTGGGCTCGATGCCGTGCAGGCGGCAAGCGTCAGCAGCGCTGCGACCGCGACCGCGATCGGTGGGCGGCGTTTCGGGACTGTCATCGTGCTCCTTCGATTCGGGGCGGTGCGGGGGTCGGGTGCCTCGCCGTCCTCGAGCACCCGACGGATACGCGCGCGCGCAGCTGCGCCTCGTGCTGCTCGTCGGCGGCGGGCCAGCGCGTGCTGCGGAAGACCCCGAGCGTGCGCCGGTCCTCCCGGCGCAGCAGTCCACGGTCGACCAGCCGGTCGCGCACCACCCGCCACAGACCGCCACCGAGCGCGAGCAACAGCGGCTGCACCCGTTGGGTCTTCTCGGACACGGTGTTGAACGCCGACTGCAACAGCGGGTCGGGCAGCGGGCCATTCCCAACCGGAAATACCTTGGGCCCGTTAACTATCCCGCTGTCATCGGTCTCCACCCGGCCGAGCAGCGCGAGCTCGGTCAGCACCGCGCCCCCGAGCGTGTAGTGCAGGGTGCCCGCACCCTGGATGGACGCGCCGTCATCGTCCATCAGCAGCGGCATGAGGTCATCGACGATCAGCAGATCCTCGCCGGGCCGAATCTTGTTCGTCATCGAGGTTTCCTCCCTGTCGGTGTCATCGGCACGGCGCCTGCGGGCCAGGGCCGGAAAGCCCACCATGGCAGGAATCGAGCACCGATCCGGTGGTCGACTCGCCGGGTGGTCGCCGCGATTCGTACTCTCCCATCACACGCCGTCTCGGCCGCACAGGGTGGTGCTGGCGTCACCCTGGTGAAGCTCGAGATCGCGCTGGCGCGCAAACTGCTCCACACCGACCCGAACGCGTCGAGCGGGAACTACGCGGCCTGGCCGCGCTGGCCCGCCGGGTCGCGGACGAGGGCGGTGAACTCACCGTCACCCTCGCCGCGCTGCTCCCGCGGGAACGCGACATCACCGTGCTCGCCGAACCGGCCCACATCGCCGAGATCGCCCACCCGCCACGAAGCCGCCCGCTACGCCCGCGAACACGACTGGCTGTAGCTCGTTGCCCCTCAACCGAAGTGATCGGAGGCCGCGCGAATCGCGGCCGTGATGCGGTCCACGTCGATACGTTCTGCCGTGGGCAGCGGCGCCCCGGTTTCCTCGCGCGCCGCCGCCGCGGCCGACAGCAGTCGTCGAGCGTGCTCGATGTCCCCGGCCAGGGCGGCGGCCCCGGCGAGTCCTTCCTGTGCCAGCGCGATCGCGCGGGGGTCACCGGTGCGCTGGGCCACCGCCATCCCTTCTTCGTGGAAGGCGCGAGCCCCGTCCGGGTCACCGCGTAGTTCGGCGATGAAGCCGAGTTCGGCGAGGCTTTGGGCGATGCCGGGGGCGTAGTCGACGCGGCGGTTCCAGTCCAGGGAAGCCCTGGTGTGCTTCTCGGCGTCGTCGAGTCGACCCTCGCGTCGGGCGCCGAGGCCGAGGCCGACCTCGGCGAAGACGCGGCCGAGCTCGTGACCTTGGCTCACCGACAGTTCGCGCGCCCGTTCGTGCAGCAGTCGCGCTTGCGTCAGATCGCCGGTCAGCAAGGCCAACCGGCCCAGGCCGGACAGCATGTCGGCGACCTGCGGCCAGAGACCGAGTTCTTCGGCCCGGCACAGGCCGTCGTGGCGCAGGCGCGCGACTTCGCCGTAGTCGCCGATGATCTCGGCCCTGCGGGCCAGCAGTTGGGCGGTCCGCAGCTGCCCCCACCGATCGCCGAGGACCGCGAACAGTCGCGCGCTCTCGGCGGCGTCGCGCTCCATGGCCGCGAGGTCGCCGTGCAGCAGAGCGTGGTGCGCGGCACTGCTCAGCGCCGCCGCGATGCCCCAATCATCCTCGGCCGCACGGAATCCGCGCAGGGACCGATGCGCCAGTGTCTCGCTGACCAACTGATCACCACCACCGAGCAACGCCTCGGCCAGCAGCCATTCGATGAGCGCGCGACCTACCGCATCGTCGACCCGATCGAATCCCGACAGCCCGGCGTCGACCAGCGCCGACCGGTCCGAATCGCGGCAGCTGAGCAGCATCAGCGCCGACCGCCAACCAGTGGCCCGCGCCCACGACGCCGTCTCGGCGGGCATGGCCAGCACCGCTTGCAGCAGCCGGATGCCCTCCCCGATGCGCCCGCGCAGGAACCAGTACCAGGCCACCGCGTCGACCAGCCGAAGCGCGACAGCGGAGTCTCCCCGGCGCACCGAATCCTCCACCGCGGAGCGCAGATTCGCGTACTCGGTATCGAGCATCGCGAGCCACCGCCGCTGGTCCGCCCCGCGCAGCCGGTCGCGCGCCTGTTCGGCCAGCTCGGCGTAGAACTCGTTGCGCACCGCGTGTACCAGATCGACCTCACCGGCCTCGACCAGCCGATCCGAGCAGTACAACGCGACCGATTCCAGCAGCCGATAGCGTGGCCCGTCGTCGGTGTCGGTCATCGCGACGAGCGAACGATCAACCAGCCGAGCGACCAGGTCGAGGACCCGCCCGCGCGGCAGATCCGCCACCGCGCAGACCCGCTCGGCCGCGGCCAGCCCGAACCCGTCGGCGTGCACAGACAGTCGTCGCAGCACAGCCTGTTCCGGCTCGGTCAGCTGCTCCCAGCTCCAGTCGATCACCGCCCGCAAGGTCTGCTGCCGCCCCGGTCCGCCCCGGTGTCCGGCGACCAGCAGTTCGAATCGGTCGTCCATCCGCGCGGCCAACTCCCGCACCCCCAGTGCCCGCACCCGGGCGGCGGCCAGCTCCAGCGCCAGTGGAATCCCATCGAGCCGACGACAGATGGTCGCGACCGCCGCCGCGTTCTCCGGGTCGATGGCGAAGCCGGGCGCCGCGGCGGCCGCGCGGGCGGCGAACAAGCGGACGGCACTGAACTTCGGCAAGGTCTCCGCGCTCACATCCCCTGGTGAATAAGGCAATTCGAGGGCCGCGACCGGGTAGAGGGCCTCCCCGGAGACGCCGAGCGGTTCGCGGCTCGTCGCCACCACCCGCAGCCCCGGCACCGACCGCAACAATCGCTCGGTCAGCTCGGCCACCACGGTCACCAGGTGCTCGCAATTGTCCAGGACCAGCAGCACCTCCTTGCCGTCCAGCGCGGTGATCAGCCGATCGTCCGGACCGGCGGGGG
Proteins encoded in this window:
- a CDS encoding alpha/beta hydrolase translates to MTVPKRRPPIAVAVAALLTLAACTASSPDEPATAAPTAELARFYEQTPDFGPCAGYAMTSSETEVLTSDDTFECARIDVPLDYDAPDDQTVRIALLRVPARGENPIGSLVLNTGGPGGSGLMGAATAATGLAESRITERFDLVGFDPRGVGASIPAVDCFTDAELDTGTVPTSTVGTAGSVTEADTTELFEGCAERTGGARVLEHLGTRDAARDMDLVRAVMGDEQLSYLGQSYGTRLGAVYAETFPDRVRAMVLDGAIDPEQGTFERRVYAYGGFQRSFEQLAAYCAEQPDCPLGPDPARATQVLQETLRPLLNQPVPAKDGFELTFDAATAGIISGLYSAQAWPAIIAGIAEVQAGRGDTLVAIGNLFAGRAPDGRWSNFGEAVFAINCMDEQRFTPEQTAELRNAVVEAAPFLDPGTDLSLGARDTCEAWPTPPTLTIPYAQHIEDLPPTLIVSITGDPSTPYEGGSTLAEALGGTMLTVEGEQHTIVMAGTSPCVDDIAATYLIDLHTPPADATCTLPST
- a CDS encoding GOLPH3/VPS74 family protein, whose translation is MTNKIRPGEDLLIVDDLMPLLMDDDGASIQGAGTLHYTLGGAVLTELALLGRVETDDSGIVNGPKVFPVGNGPLPDPLLQSAFNTVSEKTQRVQPLLLALGGGLWRVVRDRLVDRGLLRREDRRTLGVFRSTRWPAADEQHEAQLRARVSVGCSRTARHPTPAPPRIEGAR
- a CDS encoding BTAD domain-containing putative transcriptional regulator, yielding MRFGVLGSLMVWTDQGEPVTLPAGQVRTVLAVLLVHRGRSVSSDRLIDVLWPRRAPRDAAAALQVKVSQLRGALAAAEPSARALVVARAAGYSLDVTADAVDAGRFEQLLALAATDAGSRAEALTTALELWRGAAFTEFAEQEFAAVEAARLEELRLSAVEARAEALLELGEHSTLVGELAAVVAEHPLRERLRAAQLRALYRSGRQSEALAGFTDLRERLRTELGVDPGPEIVAVHRAILAQDPVLAPRVTTTNLPGQLTELIGRAEAAHEVRGLVGEYRLVTLIGPGGVGKTRLAIEAARTLLADHHDGVWFVELAGIDATAASLTTIVDTVHAVLGIRDDIRSPAGPDDRLITALDGKEVLLVLDNCEHLVTVVAELTERLLRSVPGLRVVATSREPLGVSGEALYPVAALELPYSPGDVSAETLPKFSAVRLFAARAAAAAPGFAIDPENAAAVATICRRLDGIPLALELAAARVRALGVRELAARMDDRFELLVAGHRGGPGRQQTLRAVIDWSWEQLTEPEQAVLRRLSVHADGFGLAAAERVCAVADLPRGRVLDLVARLVDRSLVAMTDTDDGPRYRLLESVALYCSDRLVEAGEVDLVHAVRNEFYAELAEQARDRLRGADQRRWLAMLDTEYANLRSAVEDSVRRGDSAVALRLVDAVAWYWFLRGRIGEGIRLLQAVLAMPAETASWARATGWRSALMLLSCRDSDRSALVDAGLSGFDRVDDAVGRALIEWLLAEALLGGGDQLVSETLAHRSLRGFRAAEDDWGIAAALSSAAHHALLHGDLAAMERDAAESARLFAVLGDRWGQLRTAQLLARRAEIIGDYGEVARLRHDGLCRAEELGLWPQVADMLSGLGRLALLTGDLTQARLLHERARELSVSQGHELGRVFAEVGLGLGARREGRLDDAEKHTRASLDWNRRVDYAPGIAQSLAELGFIAELRGDPDGARAFHEEGMAVAQRTGDPRAIALAQEGLAGAAALAGDIEHARRLLSAAAAAREETGAPLPTAERIDVDRITAAIRAASDHFG